Proteins encoded by one window of Nicotiana tabacum cultivar K326 chromosome 10, ASM71507v2, whole genome shotgun sequence:
- the LOC107798940 gene encoding uncharacterized protein LOC107798940, with the protein MDDLSIHKIQISGTTLASILHRLFSSSGDIHGLLFGHMSFSTTTPLSDDPATTSAAVTIASDDGPILTATITDFLSIPSHFPLPLHQLDDPSAAVLGWFSGRRKTPLRPSLKDSTTTLSLTSSASHSFTPQNAPYLLSLPPSLFLLLTTPFHEQLIHTHEYKAFQYRISTDSFDSKSLDIINIGPSFRSHYGSFSPISPFPLISCDLRGPNAMAEDEKLESLVSIKRGLKDQKELDLCAEGFEIGRLNKLMGSDASNYTAELEHLYDKMLVKLDSLARLVETSSAKVLEQENHNMKLRYKVAGLE; encoded by the exons ATGGATGATCTCTCTATACACAAGATTCAAATCTCCGGCACTACTTTAGCCTCTATCCTCCACCGTCTTTTCTCATCCTCCGGCGACATCCACGGTCTATTATTCGGCCACATGTCATTCTCCACCACCACTCCTCTTTCCGACGACCCCGCCACTACCTCCGCCGCCGTAACCATCGCCTCCGACGACGGCCCAATTCTTACCGCCACTATCACCGATTTTCTCTCTATCCCTTCCCACTTTCCCCTCCCTTTACACCAGCTGGATGATCCTTCCGCCGCCGTTCTTGGTTGGTTTTCCGGTCGCCGAAAAACCCCTTTAAGACCCTCTTTAAAGGATTCTACAACTACCCTTTCTTTAACTTCCTCTGCTTCTCACTCTTTTACCCCTCAAAATGCTCCGTATTTACTTTCTCTGCCCCCCTCTTTGTTCCTTCTGTTAACGACGCCGTTTCATGAACAACTGATACATACCCACGAGTACAAAGCTTTTCAGTACCGTATTTCCACTGATTCATTCGACTCCAAAAGTTTAGATATTATCAACATTGGTCCATCATTTCGATCCCATTATGGTTCTTTTAGTCCTATTTCACCATTTCCTTTAATATCATGTGACTTAAGGGGTCCAAATGCAATggctgaggatgaaaagttggaatCTTTGGTGAGTATTAAAAGGGGTTTGAAGGATCAGAAGGAGTTGGATTTGTGTGCTGAAGGATTTGAGATTGGGAGATTGAACAAGTTGATGGGCTCTGATGCTTCAAATTATACTGCTGAATTGGAGCATTTGTATGATAAAATGCTTGTTAAGCTTGATAGTTTGGCTAGATTGGTGGAAACCAGTTCCGCTAAGGTTCTTGAGCAG GAAAACCACAATATGAAGTTGAGGTACAAAGTTGCTGGCTTGGAATGA